In the genome of Drosophila yakuba strain Tai18E2 chromosome 3R, Prin_Dyak_Tai18E2_2.1, whole genome shotgun sequence, one region contains:
- the LOC6535512 gene encoding serine/threonine-protein phosphatase 2A 56 kDa regulatory subunit gamma isoform isoform X1, whose amino-acid sequence MVFGAMLLTGNGLKGPKQQQQPQQEPQQQEQQQTKPAAIKSSSKEQDPQPIAAGYYALGIRIPKSPSFHSGLDQLADDELDDQVQDQQGQELQQQQQAGNRFRFSSVEELKAKFEGRKTPLSPPEAAAAGGAAGSGAPTASSSPSSSSTSSNSSASALSSLSQAASSSVASAAANSSASSSAATYGGGANSAAAALIASSPFGSQSSTSSLSLSSNAGMSKNAAGAGSGSGSGSGSGSGSGTTTTGHASGGNSLVSTLAQHFSAATSAAASAAAAAASSASAASSSSASSSTATNNAANSIAASKSPVSAAAAIKNILNATKSVGTSAAAAAAAAATSSSSSSSSSAAAVPSSAAAVVAVSTTSDVPAEELRPMVAQNLVGGISISLGIGQRNSGATPASSAVMVTSNSTLVVTTSSLSIRQNGDILPAHPAGLQASPQTLQQLTGSPGRARDRNLFYTPPTASVALALPALRETAASEREELFIEKIRQCCTLFDFSEPLSDLKFKEVKRAALHEMVDFLTNQNGVITEVIYPEAINMFAVNLFRTLPPSSNPNGAEFDPEEDEPTLESSWPHLQLVYELFLRFLESPDFQPNIAKRFIDHQFVLQLLDLFDSEDPRERDFLKTVLHRIYGKFLGLRAFIRKQINNVFYRFIYETEHHNGIAELLEILGSIINGFALPLKEEHKQFLLKVLLPLHKAKSLSVYHPQLTYCVVQFLEKDPSLSEAVIKSLLKFWPKTHSPKEVMFLNELEELLDVIEPAEFQKVMVPLFRQIAKCVSSPHFQVAERALYYWNNEYIMSLIADNSAMILPIMFPALNRNSKTHWNKTIHGLIYNALKLFMEMDQRLFDECSKNYKQEKQMEREKLSQREELWQQVESLAKTNPEWTKARRYNDCLPVSDSRALYDQYSENSDLAYDQSEQKARQPPPPLPPQKQAHQEPREIRGERNKDKPLLRRKSDLPADSGTVKALNEHKRTDEYLTTPPPDGNC is encoded by the exons ATGGTCTTCGGTGCTATGTTGCTGACGGGCAACGGGCTCAAAGGTcccaaacagcaacagcagcctCAGCAGgagccgcagcagcaggaacagcagcaaACGAAACCGGCGGCCATTAAATCCTCCAGCAAGGAGCAGGATCCACAGCCTATTGCAGCCGGGTATTATGCCCTCGGCATACGCATACCCAAGTCGCCATCGTTTCACAGCGGACTAGATCAACTGGCCGACGACGAGTTGGACGATCAGGTGCAGGATCAGCAAGGtcaggagctgcagcagcagcaacaggccGGCAACAGGTTTAGGTTTAGCAGCGTGGAGGAGCTAAAGGCCAAGTTCGAGGGGCGGAAAACGCCCCTCTCACCGCCCGaggcagctgcagcaggaggagcagccggATCCGGAGCACCCACCGCATCCTCCTCACCTTCGTCCTCGTCCACCAGCTCCAATTCCTCGGCCTCGGCCCTGTCCTCGCTTTCCCAGGCGGCGTCATCTTCGGTAGCCTCGGCGGCGGCAAACTCGTCGGCCTCGTCCTCGGCCGCCACCTACGGTGGTGGAGCTAattcagctgcagctgctctgATTGCCTCCTCCCCATTTGGATCACAGTCCTCCACTTCCTCGCTGTCGCTATCCTCGAATGCCGGCATGTCGAAGAACgcggcaggagcaggatctgGATCAGGATCTGGATcaggatctggatctggatctggaacAACGACAACAGGCCATGCTAGTGGGGGCAACTCACTTGTGTCCACTTTGGCGCAACACTTTTCGGCGGCCACATCCGCCGCAGCATCAGCGGCAGCCGCTGCTGCATCTTCTGCCTCGGCGGCGTCCTCCTCGTCAGCTTCCTCATCCACCGCCACCAACAACGCAGCCAACTCCATCGCCGCCAGCAAG TCACCTGTGAGCGCGGCCGCGGCCATAAAGAACATACTGAATGCCACCAAGAGTGTGGGTACCAgtgctgcggcggcggcagcagcggcggccacctcctcctcatcatcatcctcatcctccgCGGCGGCTGTGCCGTCgtccgccgccgccgtcgtCGCTGTTTCCACCACCAGCGATGTGCCCGCAGAGGAGCTGCGTCCGATGGTGGCCCAGAACCTGGTGGGCGGCATTAGCATCTCATTGGGAATTGGCCAGCGCAATAGCGGTGCTACACCCGCGTCATCTGCAGTAATGGTGACATCTAACTCCACCCTGGTGGTGACCACATCGAGCCTAAGCATCCGGCAGAACGGTGACATACTCCCGGCCCATCCGGCGGGTCTTCAGGCCTCGCCCCAGACACTGCAACAGCTGACGGGCAGTCCGGGAAGGGCTCGCGACCGGAATTTGTTCTACACGCCACCCACCGCTTCGGTTGCCCTGGCGCTGCCTGCACTGCGAG AGACCGCCGCCAGTGAACGAGAGGAGTTGTTCATAGAGAAAATCCGACAATGCTGTACACTGTTCGACTTCTCCGAGCCGCTGAGCGACCTCAAGTTCAAGGAGGTGAAGCGGGCGGCCCTACACGAAATGGTCGATTTCCTCACCAACCAAAATGGTGTAATAACCGAAGTTATTTACCCGGAGGCGATCAATATG TTTGCTGTCAACCTTTTCCGAACTCTGCCGCCATCCTCCAACCCGAATGGTGCCGAGTTCGATCCGGAAGAGGATGAGCCCACGCTAGAATCCTCGTGGCCGCACCTGCAACTCGTTTACGAGCTGTTCTTGCGCTTCTTGGAGTCACCAGATTTTCAACCAAACATTGCTAAACGTTTTATCGACCATCAATTTGTATTACAACTATTGGATTTATTCGATTCGGAGGATCCACGTGAACGTGATTTCCTAAAGACTGTTTTACATCGCATCTATGGAAAATTTTTGGGCTTGAGAGCATTTATTAGAAAGCAGATCAACAATGTCTTTTACAG atttatttaCGAAACGGAACATCATAATGGCATAGCCGAATTGTTGGAAATCCTGGGTAGCATTATCAATGGCTTTGCTCTGCCGCTCAAGGAGGagcataaacaatttttacTTAAGGTATTGCTGCCATTGCACAAAGCCAAGAGCCTCTCGGTCTACCATCCGCAGCTCACCTACTGCGTGGTGCAGTTCCTGGAGAAGGATCCTAGCTTATCGGAAGCGGTCATCAA AAGCCTGCTTAAATTTTGGCCCAAGACGCACAGTCCCAAGGAGGTTATGTTTTTGAatgagctggaggagctgttGGACGTGATTGAGCCGGCCGAGTTCCAGAAGGTGATGGTGCCGCTTTTCCGCCAGATAGCCAAGTGCGTTTCCTCGCCTCATTTCCAGGTGGCGGAGCGTGCGTTGTACTATTGGAACAACGAGTACATTATGTCGCTGATAGCGGACAACTCGGCGATGATATTACCCATCATGTTCCCAGCGCTTAATCGCAACTCAAAGACGCACTGGAACAAGACCATCCACGGTCTAATCTACAATGCGCTCAAGCTGTTCATGGAGATGGATCAGCGGCTTTTTGATGAGTGCAGCAAGAACTACAAGCAAGAGAAGCAAAT GGAGCGTGAGAAGCTTTCGCAAAGGGAGGAGCTTTGGCAACAGGTGGAGAGCTTGGCCAAGACCAACCCGGAGTGGACAAAGGCGCGCCGGTATAACGACTGCCTGCCGGTCAGCGACAGCCGCGCCCTGTACGATCAATATAGTGAGAATAGCGATTTAGCGTACGATCAGAGCGAGCAGAAGGCGCGCCagccgccgccaccgctgcCGCCCCAGAAACAGGCGCACCAGGAGCCCCGAGAG ATTCGCGGCGAGCGGAACAAGGACAAGCCGCTGCTGCGCCGGAAATCGGACCTGCCAGCGGACAGCGGAACCGTAAAGGCGCTCAACGAGCACAAGCGAACGGATGAGTACCTCACCACGCCGCCGCCGGATGGAAACTGCTAG
- the LOC6535512 gene encoding serine/threonine-protein phosphatase 2A 56 kDa regulatory subunit gamma isoform isoform X2, producing MVFGAMLLTGNGLKGPKQQQQPQQEPQQQEQQQTKPAAIKSSSKEQDPQPIAAGYYALGIRIPKSPSFHSGLDQLADDELDDQVQDQQGQELQQQQQAGNRFRFSSVEELKAKFEGRKTPLSPPEAAAAGGAAGSGAPTASSSPSSSSTSSNSSASALSSLSQAASSSVASAAANSSASSSAATYGGGANSAAAALIASSPFGSQSSTSSLSLSSNAGMSKNAAGAGSGSGSGSGSGSGSGTTTTGHASGGNSLVSTLAQHFSAATSAAASAAAAAASSASAASSSSASSSTATNNAANSIAASKSPVSAAAAIKNILNATKSVGTSAAAAAAAAATSSSSSSSSSAAAVPSSAAAVVAVSTTSDVPAEELRPMVAQNLVGGISISLGIGQRNSGATPASSAVMVTSNSTLVVTTSSLSIRQNGDILPAHPAGLQASPQTLQQLTGSPGRARDRNLFYTPPTASVALALPALRETAASEREELFIEKIRQCCTLFDFSEPLSDLKFKEVKRAALHEMVDFLTNQNGVITEVIYPEAINMFAVNLFRTLPPSSNPNGAEFDPEEDEPTLESSWPHLQLVYELFLRFLESPDFQPNIAKRFIDHQFVLQLLDLFDSEDPRERDFLKTVLHRIYGKFLGLRAFIRKQINNVFYRFIYETEHHNGIAELLEILGSIINGFALPLKEEHKQFLLKVLLPLHKAKSLSVYHPQLTYCVVQFLEKDPSLSEAVIKSLLKFWPKTHSPKEVMFLNELEELLDVIEPAEFQKVMVPLFRQIAKCVSSPHFQVAERALYYWNNEYIMSLIADNSAMILPIMFPALNRNSKTHWNKTIHGLIYNALKLFMEMDQRLFDECSKNYKQEKQMEREKLSQREELWQQVESLAKTNPEWTKARRYNDCLPVSDSRALYDQYSENSDLAYDQSEQKARQPPPPLPPQKQAHQEPRE from the exons ATGGTCTTCGGTGCTATGTTGCTGACGGGCAACGGGCTCAAAGGTcccaaacagcaacagcagcctCAGCAGgagccgcagcagcaggaacagcagcaaACGAAACCGGCGGCCATTAAATCCTCCAGCAAGGAGCAGGATCCACAGCCTATTGCAGCCGGGTATTATGCCCTCGGCATACGCATACCCAAGTCGCCATCGTTTCACAGCGGACTAGATCAACTGGCCGACGACGAGTTGGACGATCAGGTGCAGGATCAGCAAGGtcaggagctgcagcagcagcaacaggccGGCAACAGGTTTAGGTTTAGCAGCGTGGAGGAGCTAAAGGCCAAGTTCGAGGGGCGGAAAACGCCCCTCTCACCGCCCGaggcagctgcagcaggaggagcagccggATCCGGAGCACCCACCGCATCCTCCTCACCTTCGTCCTCGTCCACCAGCTCCAATTCCTCGGCCTCGGCCCTGTCCTCGCTTTCCCAGGCGGCGTCATCTTCGGTAGCCTCGGCGGCGGCAAACTCGTCGGCCTCGTCCTCGGCCGCCACCTACGGTGGTGGAGCTAattcagctgcagctgctctgATTGCCTCCTCCCCATTTGGATCACAGTCCTCCACTTCCTCGCTGTCGCTATCCTCGAATGCCGGCATGTCGAAGAACgcggcaggagcaggatctgGATCAGGATCTGGATcaggatctggatctggatctggaacAACGACAACAGGCCATGCTAGTGGGGGCAACTCACTTGTGTCCACTTTGGCGCAACACTTTTCGGCGGCCACATCCGCCGCAGCATCAGCGGCAGCCGCTGCTGCATCTTCTGCCTCGGCGGCGTCCTCCTCGTCAGCTTCCTCATCCACCGCCACCAACAACGCAGCCAACTCCATCGCCGCCAGCAAG TCACCTGTGAGCGCGGCCGCGGCCATAAAGAACATACTGAATGCCACCAAGAGTGTGGGTACCAgtgctgcggcggcggcagcagcggcggccacctcctcctcatcatcatcctcatcctccgCGGCGGCTGTGCCGTCgtccgccgccgccgtcgtCGCTGTTTCCACCACCAGCGATGTGCCCGCAGAGGAGCTGCGTCCGATGGTGGCCCAGAACCTGGTGGGCGGCATTAGCATCTCATTGGGAATTGGCCAGCGCAATAGCGGTGCTACACCCGCGTCATCTGCAGTAATGGTGACATCTAACTCCACCCTGGTGGTGACCACATCGAGCCTAAGCATCCGGCAGAACGGTGACATACTCCCGGCCCATCCGGCGGGTCTTCAGGCCTCGCCCCAGACACTGCAACAGCTGACGGGCAGTCCGGGAAGGGCTCGCGACCGGAATTTGTTCTACACGCCACCCACCGCTTCGGTTGCCCTGGCGCTGCCTGCACTGCGAG AGACCGCCGCCAGTGAACGAGAGGAGTTGTTCATAGAGAAAATCCGACAATGCTGTACACTGTTCGACTTCTCCGAGCCGCTGAGCGACCTCAAGTTCAAGGAGGTGAAGCGGGCGGCCCTACACGAAATGGTCGATTTCCTCACCAACCAAAATGGTGTAATAACCGAAGTTATTTACCCGGAGGCGATCAATATG TTTGCTGTCAACCTTTTCCGAACTCTGCCGCCATCCTCCAACCCGAATGGTGCCGAGTTCGATCCGGAAGAGGATGAGCCCACGCTAGAATCCTCGTGGCCGCACCTGCAACTCGTTTACGAGCTGTTCTTGCGCTTCTTGGAGTCACCAGATTTTCAACCAAACATTGCTAAACGTTTTATCGACCATCAATTTGTATTACAACTATTGGATTTATTCGATTCGGAGGATCCACGTGAACGTGATTTCCTAAAGACTGTTTTACATCGCATCTATGGAAAATTTTTGGGCTTGAGAGCATTTATTAGAAAGCAGATCAACAATGTCTTTTACAG atttatttaCGAAACGGAACATCATAATGGCATAGCCGAATTGTTGGAAATCCTGGGTAGCATTATCAATGGCTTTGCTCTGCCGCTCAAGGAGGagcataaacaatttttacTTAAGGTATTGCTGCCATTGCACAAAGCCAAGAGCCTCTCGGTCTACCATCCGCAGCTCACCTACTGCGTGGTGCAGTTCCTGGAGAAGGATCCTAGCTTATCGGAAGCGGTCATCAA AAGCCTGCTTAAATTTTGGCCCAAGACGCACAGTCCCAAGGAGGTTATGTTTTTGAatgagctggaggagctgttGGACGTGATTGAGCCGGCCGAGTTCCAGAAGGTGATGGTGCCGCTTTTCCGCCAGATAGCCAAGTGCGTTTCCTCGCCTCATTTCCAGGTGGCGGAGCGTGCGTTGTACTATTGGAACAACGAGTACATTATGTCGCTGATAGCGGACAACTCGGCGATGATATTACCCATCATGTTCCCAGCGCTTAATCGCAACTCAAAGACGCACTGGAACAAGACCATCCACGGTCTAATCTACAATGCGCTCAAGCTGTTCATGGAGATGGATCAGCGGCTTTTTGATGAGTGCAGCAAGAACTACAAGCAAGAGAAGCAAAT GGAGCGTGAGAAGCTTTCGCAAAGGGAGGAGCTTTGGCAACAGGTGGAGAGCTTGGCCAAGACCAACCCGGAGTGGACAAAGGCGCGCCGGTATAACGACTGCCTGCCGGTCAGCGACAGCCGCGCCCTGTACGATCAATATAGTGAGAATAGCGATTTAGCGTACGATCAGAGCGAGCAGAAGGCGCGCCagccgccgccaccgctgcCGCCCCAGAAACAGGCGCACCAGGAGCCCCGAGAG TAA